The following are encoded in a window of Methanobrevibacter ruminantium M1 genomic DNA:
- a CDS encoding adhesin-like protein: MKFKKYLFILLIALICIISVSAVAASDANDPISQDNNQGLVLEETNQDLSITKTKEIVESSTNKEISLEDNKVISKENKKTSLKDEETDSFTNLNNLINIDNPNNHTISLNCDYVLLEEDCTYIDTEILSSSNLTTSHILRDEGSLPIDLNPKTYKARLMVENSNDQSIEVIKTTNIEGSSFWLLNQTINNNSNSEITLDSNYTFNSSADSGFINGIYINRSLKLNGNGITINGLDEGRIFIITADNVTITNVNFANGKSDKGGAILWLGKNGNISNCNFTDNMATSGGAIFWGNTNLTDYYSNGQGDDGTIINCNFIGNEAQKGGAMFFHTGGATIKDGCTFHNNTGGQEGGALFWLNYGGRIENNCNFTFNTAKGSGGAIYCPQVEILNNCIFQNNTAQSKIEERIMKGGGAIYLQKGGTVRDCTFIGNIALNDESDGLRFYKGGEPFTLKGMPPFPTAPS, encoded by the coding sequence ATGAAATTCAAAAAATATTTATTTATTCTGCTAATAGCTCTTATTTGCATAATCAGTGTCTCTGCAGTTGCTGCATCTGATGCAAATGACCCTATTAGCCAAGACAATAATCAAGGACTAGTTTTAGAAGAAACAAATCAGGATCTTTCGATAACTAAGACTAAAGAAATAGTGGAATCAAGCACCAATAAAGAAATTAGCCTAGAAGACAACAAAGTTATTTCTAAGGAAAATAAGAAAACAAGTCTTAAAGATGAAGAAACAGACTCATTCACCAATCTAAATAATCTAATAAACATAGACAACCCCAACAACCATACAATTAGCCTAAATTGCGATTATGTCCTCTTGGAAGAGGACTGCACCTACATTGACACTGAAATATTAAGTTCCTCAAATCTTACAACATCCCACATCTTAAGGGATGAGGGAAGCCTGCCGATTGACTTGAATCCAAAAACATATAAAGCCCGATTAATGGTTGAAAATTCCAATGACCAATCCATTGAAGTGATAAAAACCACAAATATAGAAGGATCCTCATTCTGGCTCTTAAATCAGACCATAAACAATAACAGCAATAGTGAAATCACATTAGATAGCAATTACACATTTAATTCCAGCGCAGATTCCGGATTTATAAATGGGATATACATCAACCGCAGCTTAAAGCTGAATGGAAACGGCATTACAATAAACGGATTGGATGAAGGACGAATCTTCATAATCACTGCAGACAATGTGACCATTACAAACGTCAATTTTGCAAATGGAAAATCTGACAAGGGAGGAGCCATCCTATGGCTTGGAAAAAATGGAAATATCAGCAACTGTAACTTTACAGACAATATGGCAACATCTGGAGGAGCCATCTTTTGGGGAAATACAAATCTAACAGATTATTATAGCAATGGACAAGGGGATGACGGCACCATAATAAACTGCAATTTCATTGGAAACGAAGCCCAAAAGGGAGGGGCAATGTTTTTCCATACCGGCGGAGCCACCATAAAAGATGGTTGCACCTTCCATAACAATACTGGAGGCCAAGAGGGAGGAGCCCTATTTTGGCTTAACTATGGCGGAAGGATAGAAAATAACTGCAATTTCACATTTAACACTGCAAAAGGTTCTGGCGGCGCAATCTATTGTCCTCAAGTAGAGATACTCAATAACTGCATTTTCCAAAACAACACAGCCCAATCCAAAATTGAAGAGAGAATAATGAAAGGAGGGGGCGCAATCTATTTACAGAAAGGAGGAACAGTAAGAGACTGTACATTCATAGGCAATATTGCTTTAAACGACGAATCAGATGGATTGAGATTTTATAAAGGAGGGGAGCCATTTACATTGAAAGGAATGCCTCCGTTTCCAACTGCACCTTCATAG
- a CDS encoding right-handed parallel beta-helix repeat-containing protein, with protein MYISEIEINQNIILNTEGNKIYLNNSPKSNIHDNWFGNTLLNYDEVPYEGCTNWIFLNGESNQVSLENPISFEITFTLSSFNKNTKKISNYDDRKLPFNLTAHAEHGILNPNSNLLGKTTIYETEIINVERIIGNIANIDSEFEIMEFLVTDGTTFYDLNQLINNNSNNEINISGNYTYHDDIDFEFKEGINVNRSLIINGNGFTINGLNSSRIFNINGDNVTINNISLINGNGYEDTYDSDGGAIYWKGADGTLIQSNFTNNSGYNGGAILWEGDNGRIINNTFKNNSAFDGGGAITITVERGIIINNTFTNNSASYDGGAIYLIASSGEIINNTFTNNSGYKGGGMICYADNLSMINNTMESNIASDDNGGAILWEGEIGRIINNTFKNNYASEEGGAISIRGEIGEIINNTFTNNNASYRGGAISIIITSGEIINNTFTNNSGYSGGGILCYGNNVSIINNTMESNIASYDGGALYVSMDYAMIINNTIKNNNASDNGGAIYWDRYKGIISLNTIANNNANHGGAIYYEGYSSNLNYNIILNNKNSEIYFDNVRTFNGSNNWFGNNASNYNLNPNTSFEYDNSPNVTLSDWLFLNGTANPKIVNAFESSQILFKLYSYDGILISEYDNSLITDTKLNLSAERGRFDKTSASFNEPINYTAIEGGRDTIRGAIDKSGYSINLTNRRVSSKIAMDTKEINYSRNASIKLNYNDFAGGNVTIRLMGENNEYLFENMTLNKTIFLGVINRDSYNVRIEYSGDRSFLEENISESLIVNKAGTKIVPTNDTIDLGIGENSKVNYTFYVIDDEGQYITNPEDIGNISFKSDGSAVEVDSKTGEINTIKEGTANILIRFQGDENHLDSNASVYVISSNKIRTKITAENLTTDYKKDDYIIARLTDLTGKPIANAKLIVELNGTNNYTTNSKGEIKVPTKGLDSNEYIAKIIYEGDESYRFSNASVRLIVNKLNTEITANNITTIYNITKELVIRLKDVNGDPVSGVELTVDLNGMNNYTTDDNGQAIVEIKGLIPNNYTAKITFEGNGNYNKASTESDIEILKIPSILNGTDMTVNYKEDKYLTVSLKDKDNKPIHNASISVELEGIKNYTTNSDGQIKVPTSSLPAKNHTAMIRFEGNEIYEKSNATAKITVNKISGKLTASNVTARYGDNQNLVISLKDSKKNPLSGFKVSVDLNGKKNYTTDSSGQIKVSTKDLVPDTYKAIIVFAGNENYTGSNASASVRINRINTTFKYTNMNTIAFDSNIEGRIGEYFRFQLLDEDGKPLSGKQVFIGFNGVKYNRTTNETGEARLQINLKYVNHYTFAIAFLGDDYYKGSFNVALINVTEQIPVLSTSAKTYKSSAKTKTLTATLKSSRGHVLAGKKISFTLNGKVYTANTNSKGLASVKVSLSKKGTYSFTVQFGGDSTYKKVTKSSKLTIK; from the coding sequence TTGTACATCTCAGAGATAGAGATTAATCAAAACATTATCCTAAACACTGAAGGCAATAAAATATATCTAAACAATTCCCCTAAAAGCAATATACACGATAACTGGTTTGGAAACACTCTGCTGAACTATGATGAGGTGCCATATGAAGGCTGCACAAATTGGATATTCCTAAATGGAGAAAGCAACCAGGTCTCACTGGAGAATCCGATCAGCTTTGAAATCACATTTACCCTATCCTCTTTCAATAAGAATACAAAGAAAATAAGCAACTATGATGATAGAAAGCTTCCATTCAATCTAACAGCACATGCAGAGCATGGAATCTTAAATCCGAACAGTAATCTTTTAGGAAAAACAACAATATATGAAACAGAAATCATCAATGTTGAGAGAATAATCGGAAATATTGCAAATATAGATTCAGAATTTGAAATAATGGAGTTTTTAGTCACTGACGGAACCACATTCTATGACTTGAACCAACTCATCAACAACAACAGCAATAATGAAATCAATATAAGCGGAAATTACACATATCATGATGATATAGACTTTGAATTTAAAGAGGGAATCAATGTCAACCGCAGCCTAATCATTAATGGAAACGGATTTACAATAAACGGATTAAACTCCTCACGCATCTTCAATATAAATGGAGACAATGTCACAATAAATAATATTTCCCTTATAAACGGAAATGGATATGAGGACACCTACGACAGTGACGGAGGAGCCATATACTGGAAAGGAGCTGACGGAACCCTGATTCAAAGCAATTTCACAAACAACAGCGGATATAATGGAGGCGCCATTCTCTGGGAAGGAGACAATGGAAGAATAATAAACAACACATTCAAAAACAACAGCGCATTCGATGGAGGAGGTGCCATCACCATAACAGTAGAGAGAGGAATAATAATAAACAACACATTCACAAACAACAGCGCATCCTACGATGGAGGCGCCATCTACCTAATAGCAAGCAGTGGAGAGATAATAAACAACACATTCACAAACAACAGCGGATATAAAGGAGGCGGAATGATCTGCTATGCAGATAATCTAAGCATGATCAACAATACAATGGAAAGCAACATTGCATCCGACGACAATGGAGGCGCCATTCTCTGGGAAGGAGAAATAGGAAGAATAATAAACAACACATTCAAAAACAACTACGCCTCTGAAGAAGGAGGGGCTATCAGCATAAGAGGAGAGATAGGAGAGATAATAAACAACACATTCACAAACAACAACGCATCCTACAGAGGAGGAGCCATCAGCATAATAATAACTAGTGGAGAGATAATAAACAACACATTCACAAACAACAGCGGATATAGCGGAGGAGGAATACTTTGCTATGGAAATAATGTAAGCATAATCAACAATACAATGGAAAGCAACATTGCATCCTACGATGGAGGAGCACTTTACGTCAGCATGGATTATGCAATGATAATAAACAATACAATAAAAAACAACAATGCATCCGACAATGGAGGAGCAATCTACTGGGATAGATATAAGGGAATAATAAGCCTAAACACAATCGCCAACAATAATGCAAATCATGGGGGAGCAATCTACTATGAGGGATATTCTTCAAATCTTAACTATAACATCATCTTAAACAATAAGAATAGTGAAATCTATTTCGACAATGTCAGAACTTTCAACGGAAGCAATAATTGGTTTGGAAACAATGCAAGCAATTATAATTTGAATCCAAACACTAGCTTCGAATATGACAATAGCCCAAATGTAACCCTTAGTGATTGGCTATTTTTAAATGGAACAGCAAATCCAAAAATAGTGAATGCCTTTGAAAGCTCCCAAATCTTATTTAAATTATATTCCTATGACGGAATATTGATAAGTGAATATGACAATTCCCTAATAACAGACACCAAGCTAAACTTAAGTGCAGAAAGGGGAAGATTTGACAAGACAAGCGCCAGTTTCAATGAGCCGATAAACTATACTGCAATAGAAGGGGGAAGAGATACAATAAGAGGAGCAATAGATAAGAGTGGATACAGCATAAATCTAACAAACAGGAGAGTATCCTCAAAAATTGCAATGGATACTAAAGAGATAAACTATAGCAGAAATGCATCAATCAAGCTTAATTACAATGACTTTGCAGGAGGAAATGTCACAATAAGACTAATGGGAGAAAATAATGAATACCTCTTTGAAAACATGACCCTGAACAAGACAATATTCCTTGGAGTCATAAATAGGGACAGTTACAACGTAAGAATAGAATATTCAGGAGATAGGTCATTCCTAGAGGAGAACATAAGCGAAAGCCTTATAGTGAATAAGGCAGGAACAAAAATAGTTCCAACAAATGACACAATAGACCTAGGCATAGGAGAGAACTCAAAAGTCAACTACACTTTCTATGTTATAGATGATGAAGGCCAATACATAACTAACCCAGAGGACATTGGAAACATAAGCTTCAAGTCAGATGGAAGCGCAGTCGAAGTAGATTCAAAGACAGGGGAAATAAATACAATTAAGGAAGGAACTGCAAACATCCTAATAAGATTCCAAGGAGATGAAAACCATCTTGATTCCAATGCAAGTGTATATGTAATTTCAAGTAATAAAATAAGGACCAAAATAACAGCAGAAAACCTAACAACAGATTATAAAAAGGATGACTACATCATAGCAAGATTAACCGACCTCACAGGAAAACCGATAGCCAATGCAAAGCTGATTGTTGAACTTAATGGCACAAATAACTATACAACTAATTCAAAGGGAGAGATAAAAGTCCCAACAAAAGGATTGGATTCAAATGAATACATAGCAAAGATCATCTATGAAGGAGATGAAAGCTACAGATTTTCAAATGCAAGTGTAAGACTAATAGTGAATAAGCTAAATACAGAAATAACTGCAAATAATATCACAACAATCTATAATATAACTAAAGAATTGGTGATTAGACTAAAAGACGTCAATGGAGACCCAGTAAGCGGGGTTGAACTAACTGTTGACCTGAACGGAATGAATAATTATACAACAGATGATAATGGACAAGCAATAGTGGAAATAAAAGGATTGATTCCTAACAATTACACAGCAAAGATCACATTTGAAGGCAATGGAAACTATAACAAGGCCAGCACAGAATCAGATATAGAAATATTAAAAATTCCAAGCATTTTAAATGGAACAGACATGACAGTAAACTATAAGGAAGATAAATATTTGACAGTTAGCCTAAAAGACAAAGATAATAAGCCTATCCATAATGCAAGTATCTCAGTTGAATTAGAGGGTATTAAAAATTACACTACTAATTCTGATGGGCAAATAAAAGTTCCAACAAGCAGTTTACCTGCAAAAAACCATACAGCAATGATTAGATTTGAAGGAAACGAAATTTACGAAAAATCAAATGCTACAGCGAAAATAACTGTAAATAAAATTTCCGGCAAATTGACTGCAAGCAATGTCACTGCAAGATATGGAGACAATCAGAACCTAGTTATTAGTTTAAAAGACAGCAAGAAAAATCCATTAAGTGGTTTTAAAGTGTCTGTTGACTTAAACGGCAAAAAGAACTACACTACAGATTCTTCAGGACAAATCAAAGTTTCAACTAAAGATCTAGTTCCAGACACTTATAAGGCAATCATAGTCTTTGCGGGAAATGAGAACTATACAGGATCAAATGCAAGTGCAAGTGTGAGAATAAATAGAATAAATACAACATTCAAATACACAAACATGAATACAATTGCTTTTGATTCAAATATAGAAGGACGTATTGGAGAATATTTCCGCTTCCAATTGTTGGATGAAGATGGAAAACCATTATCTGGCAAACAAGTCTTTATTGGATTTAATGGAGTCAAATACAATAGAACAACAAATGAAACAGGAGAGGCAAGGCTTCAAATCAACTTAAAATATGTCAACCATTATACCTTTGCAATAGCATTCTTAGGAGATGATTATTATAAGGGAAGCTTTAATGTTGCTTTAATCAATGTGACTGAACAGATTCCAGTCTTAAGCACAAGTGCTAAAACATATAAATCAAGTGCAAAGACCAAGACTTTGACTGCTACTCTTAAATCATCTAGAGGACATGTCCTTGCAGGCAAGAAGATTAGTTTTACACTTAATGGAAAGGTATACACTGCAAATACAAACAGTAAAGGTTTAGCAAGTGTAAAGGTCTCTTTAAGCAAAAAAGGAACTTATAGTTTTACAGTTCAGTTTGGAGGAGACAGTACTTATAAGAAGGTAACTAAAAGTTCAAAACTTACAATAAAATAA
- a CDS encoding Ig-like domain-containing protein has protein sequence MKLKRYSYIIMIFLVCMISISAISAADDSSIATDDSNKIINDNNNQDIVLEENGPSTNIALEDKNYKIEKPQLKENSPGNFTDLNYLINEDETTRHNTTITLDRDYIGGEKGIRIDRPLIIDGQGHTLNASQNNRVFHITSENVTLKNIIFTGGRSDYGGAIYWQGDNGKIINCNFTYNTATKYGGAVFWGDDEFEGTADQTIAKDGIIINSNFISNKANVGNGEAWENGGGGEGGAVYWYANNGTICNSYFHNNRAGGQGGAITWKGNDGIICNNTNFTANSAGDSGGAVFWRGDNGTISNNCEFNNNIAYGRTSDGISRGGGAIFCHGENGKISNCSFMENSAKPESESGKGGGAIYAEYNTFITDCIFIRNSADYYGGAILIFRTGDVYRNIFINNTALNGNTITLKGIGHSTITNNIILNKTNAIYWNESDYTIEANWFGNNATQYSEPYEYSQTWLFLNATANPNPAPFNIPTEVKFKLWLYNKKTKKITEYDNSLLPTIQLSLSQTKGSINKETAGLDDPINYTANEVGTGSITGKMEWITDSIFFEIVNDPKLEVSVNPSEIDYGDNITLHLGYEDEATGTVNISFKGSTHEKTIENIPLNKTITITESILPDEYTVTVFYSGDNQFSRASKTADEKLKINQKNPNMTVTSYEIYVNDTNGVMFSIKLDKDATGKIILTGDIGREINLTEGSIKDGKRIIEIKNNGFDLGKYNVTFSYPGDEIYWEYETTALSEIKVIETKIIPQKEEIVLIIGDKSKINYTINPSNAVGDVTFTSNDTNVVKVNGSGDIEAIDKGQATITIKFSGSKDYAPSNATVNITIGREMAKLTAENITVTYNAEGYLKVALKDSKNKSISGAILIVDLINKTNYTTDSNGEIKVPTKSLAAGNYTASIEFEGNDKYLPANTTAGVTIEKDNPRLTSNNITNKYHTEDYLIVSLKDSASGPISGAELTVYLNGSETYKTDGNGQIKIPTKDLLPNIYVANISFAGNENYTEANASASINITKLDTRLNATDTITKYNVNKDMIVTLKDIDGNAISGLNILVDLDGVKNYTTDSNGEVKVPTKSLAAGNYTANIAFEGDNIYIGSNATAKVTIEKESTEISATNVSAKYGSNQSMIVTLKDSQGNPISGAKVSVEIDGKKDYTTDSNGQVNVPSKNIVPDTYNATITFAGNENYTSSNTSASVVIKRVKTALNYTDMNTTAFDSNIEGRVGEYFSFQLLDEYGKPLSGKQVFIGFNGVKYNRTTNETGEARLQINLKYANNYTFAIAFLGDENYSGSFNFAIISVSEQTPSLSTSPKTYKASAKTKALTATLKSYKGTAIPDKKITFTVNGKTYSANTNSKGIATVNVSLNKKGTYNFTVQYAGDSTYKKISKSEKLTIK, from the coding sequence ATGAAATTAAAAAGATATTCATACATAATAATGATATTTCTTGTTTGCATGATAAGCATCTCTGCAATAAGTGCTGCAGATGACTCATCAATAGCTACTGACGATTCAAACAAGATAATCAATGATAATAACAATCAGGACATTGTATTAGAAGAAAATGGACCCTCAACAAATATAGCTTTAGAAGACAAGAATTATAAAATTGAAAAGCCACAGCTTAAGGAAAATAGCCCAGGCAATTTTACCGATTTAAATTATCTAATAAATGAGGATGAAACCACCCGCCATAACACTACAATCACTTTAGACCGTGACTACATCGGCGGTGAGAAAGGCATAAGAATCGATCGTCCCCTAATCATTGACGGGCAAGGGCATACATTAAATGCATCCCAAAATAACAGAGTCTTCCATATTACTTCAGAAAATGTTACCCTTAAAAACATCATTTTCACAGGAGGTAGATCAGATTATGGTGGCGCAATTTACTGGCAAGGAGACAATGGGAAGATAATCAATTGTAACTTTACTTACAACACAGCCACTAAATATGGCGGTGCCGTTTTCTGGGGAGATGACGAATTTGAAGGTACAGCTGACCAAACAATAGCTAAAGATGGAATTATAATAAACTCTAATTTCATCTCCAATAAAGCGAATGTAGGAAATGGAGAGGCCTGGGAAAATGGCGGAGGCGGAGAAGGTGGTGCAGTTTACTGGTATGCCAATAATGGAACCATATGCAACTCCTATTTCCATAATAATCGTGCCGGTGGACAAGGAGGCGCCATCACTTGGAAAGGAAATGATGGGATCATATGCAATAACACCAACTTCACTGCCAATAGTGCAGGAGATTCTGGCGGTGCCGTTTTCTGGCGTGGAGATAACGGAACCATAAGCAATAACTGTGAGTTTAATAATAATATAGCCTATGGTCGTACCAGTGATGGCATATCCAGAGGAGGAGGAGCTATTTTTTGTCATGGCGAAAATGGTAAGATAAGCAACTGCTCTTTTATGGAAAACAGTGCAAAACCTGAAAGTGAAAGCGGTAAAGGAGGAGGAGCAATTTATGCTGAATATAATACTTTCATCACAGATTGCATTTTTATAAGAAACTCTGCAGATTATTATGGAGGTGCAATTCTCATATTCAGAACAGGTGATGTCTATAGAAATATCTTTATAAACAACACTGCCTTAAACGGCAACACTATAACATTAAAAGGAATAGGCCATTCAACCATAACAAACAACATTATCCTAAATAAGACAAATGCAATCTACTGGAATGAATCCGACTATACAATCGAAGCTAATTGGTTTGGAAACAATGCTACACAATATTCAGAACCTTATGAATACTCACAAACCTGGTTGTTTTTAAATGCAACAGCAAATCCAAACCCTGCACCATTCAATATTCCAACTGAAGTGAAATTCAAGCTATGGCTCTACAATAAAAAGACTAAAAAAATAACAGAATATGACAATTCCTTACTGCCAACTATCCAATTAAGCTTAAGCCAAACAAAGGGAAGCATTAATAAGGAGACTGCAGGATTGGATGACCCAATCAACTATACTGCAAATGAGGTAGGAACAGGAAGCATAACTGGAAAAATGGAATGGATAACAGATAGCATCTTCTTTGAAATCGTAAATGACCCTAAATTAGAGGTATCTGTTAATCCTAGCGAAATCGACTACGGAGACAATATTACCCTCCATCTCGGATATGAGGATGAGGCTACAGGAACAGTAAACATCAGCTTTAAAGGAAGTACACACGAAAAAACAATAGAAAACATTCCTTTAAACAAGACTATCACAATTACAGAGTCCATTTTGCCAGACGAATATACCGTTACTGTATTCTATTCAGGAGATAATCAATTCTCAAGAGCAAGTAAGACCGCAGATGAAAAATTGAAAATAAATCAAAAGAATCCGAATATGACAGTGACATCCTATGAGATCTATGTAAATGACACTAACGGAGTCATGTTTAGCATAAAGCTAGATAAGGATGCCACAGGAAAGATAATTCTTACAGGAGACATTGGAAGGGAAATCAATCTGACTGAAGGCAGCATAAAGGATGGGAAAAGAATTATTGAAATTAAAAACAATGGTTTTGATCTTGGCAAATACAATGTCACATTTTCATATCCTGGAGATGAGATATATTGGGAATATGAAACAACTGCCCTCTCAGAGATTAAAGTCATAGAAACCAAAATAATTCCACAAAAGGAAGAAATAGTCTTAATAATTGGCGATAAGTCAAAGATAAACTATACCATAAATCCAAGCAATGCAGTTGGAGATGTCACTTTCACAAGCAATGACACAAATGTGGTCAAAGTCAATGGAAGCGGAGATATTGAGGCAATCGATAAAGGACAGGCCACAATCACAATAAAATTCTCTGGAAGCAAAGACTATGCCCCTTCAAATGCAACTGTAAACATAACAATCGGCAGGGAAATGGCTAAGTTAACTGCCGAAAACATTACTGTAACATATAATGCTGAAGGATACCTTAAGGTTGCCTTAAAGGATAGTAAAAACAAGTCAATAAGCGGAGCCATATTGATTGTAGACTTAATCAATAAAACAAATTACACTACAGACTCCAACGGAGAGATAAAAGTCCCAACAAAGTCATTGGCTGCTGGAAACTATACTGCAAGCATAGAATTTGAAGGAAATGATAAGTACTTGCCAGCAAACACAACAGCAGGAGTTACAATCGAGAAGGATAATCCTAGATTGACTTCAAACAATATCACAAACAAATATCATACTGAAGATTACCTGATAGTGAGCTTAAAGGACAGTGCATCAGGACCTATAAGCGGTGCCGAGCTTACTGTATACCTAAATGGAAGCGAAACTTATAAGACAGATGGAAACGGACAAATAAAAATCCCTACTAAAGACTTGCTTCCAAACATATATGTGGCAAATATAAGCTTTGCAGGCAATGAAAACTACACAGAAGCAAACGCAAGCGCAAGCATAAACATAACTAAACTAGATACAAGGCTGAATGCAACAGACACAATCACAAAATACAATGTAAATAAAGATATGATAGTCACCTTAAAGGACATTGATGGAAATGCCATAAGCGGTTTGAATATACTTGTAGATCTGGACGGAGTTAAAAATTACACAACAGACTCCAACGGAGAGGTAAAAGTGCCAACAAAGTCATTGGCTGCTGGAAACTATACTGCAAACATAGCATTTGAAGGCGACAATATCTATATTGGATCAAATGCAACAGCAAAGGTCACAATAGAAAAAGAGAGCACCGAAATAAGCGCTACAAATGTCAGCGCAAAATATGGCTCAAACCAAAGCATGATAGTCACTCTAAAGGACAGCCAAGGCAATCCAATAAGCGGAGCTAAAGTCTCTGTTGAGATAGATGGCAAAAAGGACTACACTACCGACTCTAATGGACAGGTGAATGTTCCAAGCAAAAACATAGTTCCAGACACTTACAACGCGACCATTACTTTTGCTGGAAATGAGAACTACACCTCTTCAAACACAAGCGCAAGCGTGGTCATAAAAAGAGTCAAAACTGCACTTAACTACACAGACATGAATACAACTGCATTTGATTCAAATATTGAAGGAAGAGTAGGAGAGTATTTCAGTTTCCAATTGCTTGACGAATATGGAAAGCCATTATCCGGAAAACAGGTCTTCATTGGATTTAATGGAGTTAAATACAACCGTACAACAAATGAAACAGGAGAGGCAAGGCTTCAGATAAACCTGAAATATGCAAACAATTACACATTTGCCATAGCATTCCTTGGAGATGAAAACTATAGCGGATCATTCAATTTTGCAATTATCAGTGTAAGCGAACAGACTCCAAGCTTATCCACAAGCCCTAAGACATATAAGGCAAGTGCAAAGACAAAGGCATTGACTGCAACATTGAAATCCTATAAGGGAACAGCAATTCCGGACAAAAAGATTACTTTTACTGTCAATGGAAAAACATATAGTGCAAATACCAATTCAAAGGGCATAGCAACTGTGAATGTAAGTCTAAACAAGAAAGGAACTTATAACTTTACAGTCCAATATGCAGGAGATAGTACTTATAAGAAGATAAGTAAAAGTGAAAAGCTTACTATAAAATAA
- the surE gene encoding 5'/3'-nucleotidase SurE: MKNILISNDDGVMGPGILASKQALEGLANVVVVAPQENNSAVGRKVNIMKHMYLENYELADGSMAYGLSGTPADSVNVGINYVCDEVPDLVVTGINPGINISRLQITTSGTVCAAIEAVGLGIPAIACSLFLDDDCFKQDDEGNWYVDTDYSFAQKILAKLVKKVLDEGMPDGVDLFNLNIPSKPLSDKIKITRLADSMLKFNILERVDDDGNDTVMNVPELIEDYEEGTDGYCLLVERRPSLTPLNVHFGAEISNLEDWEF; this comes from the coding sequence ATGAAGAATATATTAATATCCAATGATGATGGGGTTATGGGTCCTGGGATATTGGCTAGCAAGCAGGCTCTTGAAGGGCTTGCCAATGTGGTTGTCGTAGCTCCTCAGGAAAACAACAGCGCTGTAGGCCGCAAGGTCAATATCATGAAGCATATGTATTTGGAAAACTATGAATTGGCTGATGGAAGCATGGCTTATGGCTTGTCTGGAACTCCTGCAGATTCTGTTAATGTGGGGATTAATTATGTGTGTGATGAGGTTCCAGATCTTGTTGTAACTGGAATAAATCCTGGAATAAACATCAGCAGATTGCAGATAACAACATCTGGAACTGTCTGTGCAGCGATTGAAGCTGTTGGTTTAGGCATTCCAGCCATTGCATGCTCATTGTTTTTGGATGACGATTGCTTTAAGCAGGATGATGAGGGCAATTGGTATGTGGATACAGATTACAGTTTTGCTCAAAAGATCCTTGCAAAACTTGTAAAGAAGGTATTGGATGAGGGCATGCCAGATGGCGTTGACTTATTTAATCTTAATATTCCATCTAAGCCATTATCGGATAAGATTAAGATTACAAGACTTGCAGATAGCATGCTGAAGTTTAATATTCTTGAAAGGGTTGATGATGATGGCAATGATACTGTCATGAATGTTCCGGAACTGATTGAGGATTATGAGGAAGGAACCGATGGATATTGCTTGCTTGTTGAGAGGAGGCCAAGTCTTACTCCTTTGAATGTTCATTTTGGTGCTGAAATTAGTAATTTGGAAGATTGGGAGTTTTAG